A region of Solanum dulcamara chromosome 7, daSolDulc1.2, whole genome shotgun sequence DNA encodes the following proteins:
- the LOC129895001 gene encoding transcription factor MYB4-like, whose protein sequence is MPRVPQQQQKGTSMEEIIKKGAWSPEEDQKLRAYIMKYGIWNWRQMPKFAGLSRTGKSCRLRWMNYLHPDVKRGPFTTEEVEIIIKTYQELGNRWSAIAAKLPGRTDNEVKNFFHTYLKKHMGLKNHDAPLKTRKSCEQTKENEKENSTLGRLVPETINNSSSLSTDVCSPCSSIITCEENQMMDHFVNFSQTFQGCYNNIISPVVNQQASDMKNTCTNIGVAQPCSSPHGSTINSFDQFDMNSFWIDVLGNF, encoded by the exons ATGCCAAGAGTACCACAACAGCAGCAGAAAGGTACAAGCATGGAGGAGATAATAAAGAAGGGGGCATGGTCTCCAGAAGAAGACCAAAAATTGAGAGCTTATATCATGAAATATGGCATCTGGAATTGGAGACAGATGCCCAAATTTGCAG GGCTTTCAAGAACAGGGAAAAGTTGTAGACTACGATGGATGAATTATCTCCACCCTGATGTTAAGAGAGGACCCTTTACCACGGAAGAAGTCGAAATTATCATCAAAACTTATCAGGAACTAGGAAATAG ATGGTCAGCAATAGCCGCGAAACTGCCAGGAAGAACAGACAACGAAGTTAAAAACTTCTTCCACACGTACTTAAAGAAGCATATGGGACTAAAAAATCATGATGCCCCATTGAAAACTAGGAAAAGCTGCGAGCAAACCAAAGAAAATGAGAAGGAAAATAGTACTCTAGGAAGACTTGTGCCAGAAACGATCAATAACAGCAGTTCATTATCAACAGATGTTTGTTCACCCTGCAGCAGCATCATTACATGTGAAGAAAATCAAATGATGGATCATTTTGTGAATTTCTCACAAACTTTTCAAGGTTGTTATAACAACATTATTTCACCTGTTGTCAATCAACAAGCCTCCGACATGAAAAACACATGTACAAATATTGGTGTTGCCCAGCCATGTTCCAGTCCCCATGGTTCTACCATTAACTCCTTCGACCAATTCGATATGAATTCATTCTGGATTGATGTACTTGGAAATTTCTGA
- the LOC129894652 gene encoding uncharacterized protein LOC129894652, with translation MIYFSNVFAYCQYLKSLAYQLKNVGSPVANDRLVLQLVSVLIEPYQGVNTLIHQCDPLSQLYQARSMLTLEEASHAKKVSQSSFAALVARSPEGPPDVPDNSSSNRNSNGGKEAASSGGNIGRGGQLGGGNSRGTGQQSVGQNPPPYSPWDGRQQWPWMASWGVLGPRPQQAYTAAPPPTNIEATMHSLGITSPNDFQMGRLIMRYNSPGELYPITNSVTSPSTFAALAQSLWHVRLGHPGAPVLNSLRKNKLIDYREQVRASQNELKVGDQTCARAV, from the exons ATGATATATTTTTCGAATGTCTTTGCCTATTGTCAATATCTCAAATCTCTCGCGTATCAACTCAAGAATGTTGGTTCCCCAGTCGCTAACGATCGACTAGTTCTTCAACTGGTCTCTGTCCTTATCGAGCCCTACCAAGGTGTGAACACTCTTATTCACCAATGTGACCCGTTGTCTCAACTTTATCAAGCTCGTTCGATGCTCACTCTTGAGGAGGCTAGTCATGCTAAGAAAGTATCCCAAAGCTCTTTTGCTGCCTTAGTTGCTCGCTCGCCCGAGGGTCCTCCTGATGTTCCTGATAATTCATCTTCTAACCGCAATTCTAATG GCGGCAAAGAAGCTGCCAGCAGCGGCGGTAATATAGGCCGTGGTGGTCAGTTGGGAGGTGGCAACAGTCGCGGCACTGGGCAGCAGTCAGTGGGGCAGAACCCTCCACCCTATTCTCCATGGGATGGCAGGCAGCAGTGGCCGTGGATGGCATCATGGG GTGTTCTTGGCCCTCGACCTCAGCAGGCCTACACGGCAGCCCCTCCTCCTACAAACATTGAAGCTACCATGCATTCTCTTGGTATCACTTCTCCGAAT GATTTTCAGATGGGGAGGCTGATAATGAGGTATAACAGTCCGGGAGAGCTTTATCCAATCACCAATTCAGTCACTTCACCATCTACATTTGCTGCTTTGGCACAATCTCTTTGGCATGTTCGTTTGGGTCACCCGGGAGCACCTGTGTTGAATTCCCTTAGGAAGAATAAATTGATTGATT ACCGAGAACAAGTTAGAGCTTCACAAAATGAGTTAAAAGTTGGTGATCAAACTTGTGCAAGAGCTGTTTGA